In Campylobacter porcelli, the sequence TATCCTTGCCAGTAGCACAAGATCATAAAAGATTATTAAGTGGTGATGAGGGGCCAAATACCGGCGGAATGGGTGCTTATGCCCCAAGTCCGCTTGCGGATAAAAATTTAATTAAAAGGGTTGAAGAGGAGATTATAAAACCAACTCTAAAAGGCATGCAAGATGAGAAAGCTCCGTTTTGTGGAGTTTTATTTGTGGGTTTAATGGTGGTAAATTCAGTGCCATATGTGCTTGAATTTAATGTAAGATTTGGCGATCCTGAGTGCGAGGTTTTGATGCCATTAATTGATGGAGAGCTTGGTGAGATTTTGCATAGTGCGGCACTTGGAAAGCTTAATAAATTTGAGATTAAAGATGAGTATGCTGTAGGAGTGGTGCTAGCTAGTAAGGATTACCCTTATAAAAGTAGCCCAGCAGCCAAAATAGCAGTGGAGAATATACCACCCCATTCTCATATCGCATATGCTGGAGTATCGCTAGTTGGTGATGAGCTATATGCTACTGGGGGTAGGGTATTAGTAGCTGTTGGTAAGGGTAAAAGTGTAAAAGAGGCTAGAGATAGAGCTTATGAGTTAGCTAAAAATATTAAATTTGATGGTATGCAATACCGCAACGATATAGGGTATCAGGCACTTTGATGAGAGAGAGTTTAGAAGAGAGATTATATAGGGAAAATATCACCATCGCTAGTATAAATAGGCGTGTTTTAGCGTATGCTATTGATGATATTATCATATCTGTGCTATTTATGCTAGTTTATTGGGATTTTATCGCTAGGGCTAGTAATGTTGGGGTTGAGGCGACATTAAACGCTATATCTGGGTTATTTTGGCAAATTGCGCTTATGAAGGTGGTTTATCATACATTTTTTATATGGTATTACGCTGCTACCCCAGGTAAAATGCTGTGTAAAATAGTCTGTATAGATACCATTATGCTATCTCGCCCAAGCCTTAGTAGTAGCTTTATTAGAGCTTGTGTTAGGATACTTAGCGAAACTCTGTTTTATATCGGATTTTTATGGGCATTTGGAAATTCTCAGCGTCAAACTTGGCAAGATAAGTTAGCCAAAACCGTGGTTTGTAATGCGTATTAGATCACTAGCTTTTGTTGGGCTTTTATTTAATAAGCTTTTAGGCAATGTAGAAAATGTCGAATTTCTAGCTAGTGATGTCCAAAAAGATGGAGATATAATCACTGCTAATGGTAATGTTTTATTATATTCGCAAAACTATTTAGCTAGTGCTAGTAGTGCAAAGTATGATCAAAAAAATAAAATTATTGAGCTATTTGGCAATGTTAGCCTAATGCGTGGAGAGTATGAGACTAGTAGGGCTGAGTATGCTAGGATAGATCTAAGCACTAATGAAATGATCTTTGAAAATAGCTTTATAATGGATAAAAAGAAGGAGATTTGGCTACAAGGTGCTCAAAGTTGTAATAGCGATGAGATGGTAAGTGTAAAGAATTCTATAGTCTCAAGTTGTAATGTTAGCGATCCAGATTGGCATATAGGATTTAGCAAAGGAGAGTTAAATAAACAGAGTAAATTCTTACACCTTTACAATCCAGTATTTTATGTCAAAAATACCCCAGTTATGTATCTTCCATATTTTGGTTTTAGCACTGATAAGACTAGAAGAACAGGGCTTTTAACCCCGCAACTATCATATAGCAAAGATGAAGGACTGGTATATTTACAGCCATTTTATATAGCTGAGTATAATGAGTGGGATTTGGAATTTGATCCGCAGATCCGCACAAATAGAGGTGTTGGGCTATACTCTACATTTAGATTTGCTGACTCGCCATACTCTAGTGGATATATCCGTGGTGGTGTATTTGAAGAAAGAAGTGAGTATAAACAAAAAGAGAATTTAAAAAACAAACAGCACTCTGGTATAGAGGTAGGATATGATAGGGATAAGCTTGTTGGGTATTTGATAGATGGCGATTTTAAAGAAGGGTTGTGGCTGGAGTTTGTAAATTTAAATGATATTGATTATTTAAATTTGCGAGGTCGAAATGGGGGCAATTATGACTCTTTAGTCCAATCTAAGTTAAACTACTTTATTACTACTGATAATCAATATTTAGGAACTTATGCAAAATATTATATAGATACAGCAAAAATCGGCACTAAATATGGCAACGATGATACACTTCAAGAGCTGCCAAGAATCCAATATCATAGCTTTTTTGATACATTTATAGTTCCAAATTTGACCTATTCATTTGATTTTAAATATCATAATTACACAAGAAAGATTGGAGCTAGTGCTAATCAATATGAGATAGATATTCCGCTTGGATTGCAGTTTGGGATATTTGATGATTATGCGAATTTATATTTAAGCCAGAATCTATATGCTTCACATATAGATTATAATCGTGCTAAATACTATAATGGCACTGATTTTTATACTAATAATAGCGATGATATAATCAACCATTATCACAGAATTTTACTAGAAAGTGATATAGCTAGAGCTTTTAGCAGTTTTTACCACACTTTAAATTTTAAATTTGATTATATTAAACCTGGATATAATGATGGCGATACTAATGAAAAGCTTTTAAAATATTATTTAATCCAAGATGGAATGGCGTATAATGCTAGCAATTTATCGCTTTTTGAAGATAATTTTATAGATAGAATTTCAAATAAATATACAATCGAGCGACTGGCATTTGAAGGTTCGCAGTTTTTTTATGATTCAATGGGACAAAAGCTAATAAGGCATAGTATAAAACAGAGCTATAACTTTGATGATAGTGATATGGAGAGCTTGGAGAATAGATTTAATTTATACTATGGAAATTTTGATTTTGCCAATAAAATAGAGTATTCTCATATTGATAATGATCTTTCAAAAATCCAAACAGGCATCTCATATAATGGTAGCAAAATCGCAACAAGAGTATGGCATACATATGATAAAAACTACTATGATGGAGATGCATATGATAAAGAGAGCTATATAAGCGGTAGTGCAAATTTTAAATTGCCATATAATTATGAGCTATTTGCCGGGGTGGATTATGATTTACAAAGAGATTATACTAAGATGTGGCAAAGTGGAATTCACTATAAGAGAAAGTGCTGGGATTATAGTTTAATATATAAAGAAGATATTGAGCCAAAAAACACAAGTGCTGGTATAGAGTCTAAAAAGAGCCAAGGAGTATATATATATTTTAGTTTCTATCCATTGGGTGAGTTTAAATATGATTTCTCTATAGAACAAGATAGTAAGGCGATAAATTGATAAATCCAAATGAACTTAAATTTCAAAATGAGCTAGATGCTGCTAATAAGCTATTAGAGGCGCTGCCGCAAAAAGAGCTTATGGATGGAAATTTTGTTATAGTTTGCTCATCTTTAGATAGTGTAGTGCTAGCTGATGAGTTGGCTAATAGACTTGAACTTAGCTATGAATTGCTTTTTAGTGAGAGATTATACGCTCCAAATAACCCTGAATGCGAGATTGCTATAGTAAGTGAGACTGAGGAGATTGTCTATAATAGTGAGTTAGTTAATGCATTTGATATAAGCTTGGATTTTATATATGGAGAGGCTCATCGTAAATATGAAGAGAAAATTTTAAAAAATGTTTATAAATATCGCAAAGGCAAGTTATTAGAAAATCTTCAAGGTAGAAATATATTATTAGTTGATTTAGGATGTCAAACAGGGATTACAGCTTTAGTGTGTATAAAATCACTAATAAATTTAGGCGTCAAATCCATAGTGTATGGCACACCATTAATCGCTTCTGATATACTATCATATTTTAATACCTTAGTTGATAGCTTATATTATGCTAAGAAGATAAGTAATTTTGTGGATGTGGATTTTTATTATAGTGATAGGGTGGCGGTGGATTCTGTTATGTCTATTTTAGAAGATAGCCCACACTATCTACCATTACAAAAAATACAAAAATCAAAGGAGATATAGATGCAGTGCAGTATAGAGGTAAATAATCAAATTCAAATTTTCGATCTAAACAAGGTCGCTAAACAAGCTAGTGGAGCAGTGCTTTTAAGAGTAAAAAATAGTGTAGTATTAGCTACAGTAGCAAGAGAAGATACACAAGTTGAAGAAGATTTTTTACCCTTAACTGTCCAATATATAGAAAAGCAATACGCAGCTGGGAGAATTCCAGGCGGATATGTTAAGCGTGAGACAAAACCTGGCGACTTTGAGACCCTTACAAGTCGCATAATTGATAGAAGTCTTCGTCCGCTATTTCCTAAGGGCTATGCTTATCCTACGCAAATAGTAGTGATGGTATTGAGTGCTGATCCAGAGGTGGATTTACAAGTTATTGGATTAAATGCTGCAAGCGTGGCACTATATTTAAGCGATATTCCAGTTGAGCGTCCAGTATGTGGGGTTAGAGTTGGGCATATTGATGGTGAGTTTATTTTAAATCCTAGCAACTCTGAGCTTAAAAAATCCACCCTTGATCTATATGTAGCTGGTGTTAAAGATGAGCTTTTGATGATAGAGATGAGAAGTTTGCCAACCATCTCAAACGATATGGCACCTATGATGATTATGGATCCAGTGATGGATATGGGGCTTTGTAGTGATTTTATCCAAAAGCAATCTATGAATGAATTTGATGAAAATAAGATGCTCGAAGCGATTAAATTTGCCAATATAGCTATACTAAACGGCTCTAATGCTTACGAAGAGGCCTTTAGAGAGTATAAGAAAGCACCAGCACGACTAGAGTATAAAAGTGAGATAGAAAATAGAGATATTGCCATTTATATAGATGAATTTTATAAAGATGAGGTAAAAAATGCCATAAATCAGATGGCAAAAAGTGAGCGAGCTAGTCAGTTAAATCAAATTGCTAGTCAAATAGCCTCTAGCGATACTGCTATAAGCGAGTCTTGGGACAAGGAGCTTATCTTAAATATCTTAAGTAAATATAAGAAAAAAATTGTAAGAGAGCAGATAATAAATCAAGGTTTAAGAGCCGATGGTAGAGGCTTAAGAGATGTAAGACCTATTAGCATTGAGACAAATATATTGCCAAATGCACACGGAAGTTGCCTATTTACAAGGGGTCAAACTCAAGCTTTAGTAGTAGCGACTTTGGGGACTGATAGCGATGCTCAAATGAGTGAGTTACTCACAGAAAAAGGCGTTGTAGCAGATAAATTTATGTTTAATTATAATTTTCCTGGATTTAGCGTAGGGGAAGCATCTGCCATTAAGGCTCCAGGTCGCAGAGAGCTAGGTCATGGAAATTTAGCCAAAAGGGCGTTATATCCAAGCGTGGAGCTAGATAGTCCATACTCTATTAGGCTTGTTAGCGAAATTTTAGAAAGTAATGGCTCAAGCTCTATGGCTAGTGTGTGCGGTGGCTCTTTAGCACTTAGAGCCGCTGGAGTACAAAGCTCTAAATTAGTAGCTGGAGTGGCTATGGGGTTGGTATTTGAAGGCGATAAATATGCGATATTAACTGATATTATGGGGTTAGAAGACCACGATGGGGATATGGATTTTAAAGTAGCAGGTAGCATAGATGGCATTACGGCACTTCAGATGGATATTAAACTTGGCGGGATCAGTCAAGAGGTATTAAAAGAGGCACTTTTACAAGCTAAAGAGGCAAGAGAGCATATCTTAAACATTATGCAAAAAGCAAATGATGATATAGTGGTAAATGAGGATATATTGCCAAAGCTAGAGCTATTTAGCGTTGATCCATCAAAGATTGTAGATATTATCGGTCAAGCTGGTAAGACTATCAAAGAGATAATTGAGAAATTTGATGTAAGTATTGATTTAGATAGAGAAAAAGGCGAAGTTAAGGTATCTGGAGCACAAAAAGGCAAGGTAGAAGCAGCAAAAGAGTATATAATCCAAATTACACAAAAAGAGCAAAAATCAAGAGGCGGTAAAAAAGATAGCAAAAATATTGATAGCTTTAAAATAGGAGATGAATTTGAAGGAGAGATTATCAAGATAGCTACATTTGGTGCATTTATCTCACTAAGAGATGGCGTAGATGGGCTTTTACATATCTCAAAAATCAAATCTCCAATCAAAGAAGGGGAGCGTCTTAAGGTAAAAGTAAGCGAGATTAAGTCTGGTAAAATCTCATTAGATTTAGTTTAAAAGGAGAGTTTATGAATATTAAAAAGATATTTTGTCCATTGATTCGCACTGATGAGATAGAAAGTGATATATATGGCGGTTTGCTTATCGCTAAGAAATTTGAGGCTCATATAGACTTTTTATCTTCGCAAATGGATTTTGAGTCGATTTTAGATATGACTATTAGTAGAAGTAATATGTTTGAGTCATTAAAGGGGGCATTTGCCACAGAGTTAAATGAACAAAAAAATAAAAATTATCAAATTTTTAAAAGAGTTTGCGATGATTTAGGTATAAGTATCGGCAATATCGCCGGTGTGGCAAGTGCGAATTTTGAGACACAAAATGGTATTAGAAGTCGTGTTTATGAGTATGAGGCTAAATTTTGTGATTTAGTCGTTACAGCTTGTCCTATAAAAGGCGAGGCTACATCGACATTTGACGCAGCTGTGGTAAATAGCGGTAAAAACGCAATTATAATGCCAAATTCAATGAAAAAATTTAGTATGGATAATATACTAATTGGCTGGAATGGCACAACAAGCATATCAAGAAGTCTTACAAACTCAATGAGTATATTAAAAAAAGCTAAAAATATTCATATAATTGTAACTAAAAAATATGATAATTCAGTCTTGGATATTAAAACCAGACTTCTTAGCTATCTAGAGTATCATGATGTAAATGCTACATTTGAGGTGGTAACTACTACAAATATTCCAGGTGAGGCCTTGCTAGAAAATACATTAAAAGGCAATTTTGATATGGTTATAGCTAGTAGTTATGGCGAAAATGGGGTAAAAGAGATATTCTTAGGTGGTAGCACGAAGTACTTTTTAGAAAATACTCCAGTGCCGGTATTTATGTAGCTTAGAAGCTACTTTTTGGGTCGTGTTGGTGATTGTCAGTCCATTTAAGCATTGTGCCACCTAGCATATGGAAGTGTAGATGTGGCACCTCTTGACCGCTATTTTCTCCGCAGTTAGTAACTAGGCGGTATCCAGTTTTATCCACGCCTATGGCTATTGCCACTTCTTGGATAAATTTTGTCATCTCTCCCATTAGAGTTGGATCCATCTCTTGGAAATTTTCATAGTGCTTTTTAGGTATTATCAAGATATGCACAGGCGCCTTAGGATTTATATCATGAAATGCTAGAAATTTATCATTTTCTAAGACCTTATTTGATGGAATCTCACCAGCTACAATTTTATCAAAAATACAAGACATTGCTAAACTCCTATGTGAAATTATTCATAATTATATCAGATAATTTTTATAATTCCTTATAAATTTTGATAATTTTTCTATTTTTATTAAAGTTGTTTAAATATTCAAATGATAACTCATTTTAGTATTAGATGGATTAATAAATTTAACTTATCAGTATCAATTTTTTTTAATTAAATTTTGGATACAATAAATCTAAAAATTAGTTAAGGAATATGGTTTGCAAGATATTATTAGTAAGATTGACTTAGCTGCAAGCTTAGATGAATTAGAGCAAATTCGGCTTGAGCTATTTGGCAAAAAGGGTAGCATTACGGCTGAATTTAATAGATTAAAAGATGTTGAGCCTGAAAATAAGAAGGCTTATGCCCAAAGCTTAAATATCAAAAGAGACACTCTAACAGCCAAGCTAAATGAGAGAAAAATAATCCTTGAGAGTGAGTATATTAAAACTAAAATGAAAAGCGAAGCCATTGATATTTCGCTATTTGATGAGCCGCTTTTTACTGGCGCTTTACACCCAGTGATGCAGACAATGGATAGGATTATTGACTATTTTGTAGCACAAAATTTTAGCATTGAGACTGGGCCGCTGATCGAAGATGATTTTCATAATTTTGAAGCTTTAAATTTGCCTAAGCATCACCCAGCAAGAGATATGCAAGATACATTTTATTTAAAAGATTTTAGACTTCTTAGGACTCACACTAGCCCAGTGCAAGTTCGCACTATGCTTAGTCAAAAGCCACCAATTCGTATGATTGCCCCTGGGTCTGTTTTTCGTAGAGATTTAGACCTTACTCACACTCCAATGTTTCATCAAATAGAGGGTTTAGTTGTAGAAGAGGGCACAAAAGTTAGCTTTGCGAATTTAAAATATATTTTAGAAGATTTTTTAAGATATATGTTTGGCGATGTTAAGGTTAGATTTCGCCCTAGCTTTTTCCCATTTACAGAGCCTAGCACAGAGGTTGATATAAGCTGTATATTCTGTAGTGGGTGCGGATGTAGAGTTTGTAAGCAAACAGGCTGGCTAGAGGTCCTTGGTAGTGGCGTTGTCGATCCAAATGTCTTTGAAGCAGTAGGATATAAAAATGTCAGTGGATACGCTTTTGGGCTTGGTGTGGAGCGTTTTGCGATGTTACTTCATAGAATTCCAGATCTTAGAAGCTTGTTTGAAGGGGATATTAGACTATTGGAGCAGTTTAAATGATAATAAGTAAAAATTGGTTAAATGAGATTATAGATCTTTCAAATTGTAGCACCGAACAGATCTGTGCTAAGCTAAATTCAATTGGATTAGAAGTAGATAGCCTTACTAGTATAAGAATTCCTAATAATATCGTAGTTGGTTATGTTAAAACCTGTGTAAAGCATGAAAATAGCGATCATTTGCATGTTTGCGAAGTTGATGTTGGCGATAGAATTTTGCAGATAGTTTGCGGTGCTAAAAACGCAACTTCTGATATATATGTAGCTGTGGCTATGGTCGGTGCTATTATGCCAAATGGCTTGGAGATTAAAGAGGCTAAATTAAGAGGCGTTAAAAGTAGCGGAATGCTATGCTCCTCAACCGAGCTTGGCTTGCCTAAGATAAATGATGGGATAATGATCTTAGATGATAGTATAGGCGAGTTGTGTTTAGGCAAGGCTCTTAGCGAGTATGAGGCTTTAAATGATGATATTATTGAGATTGAGCTGACACCAAATCGTGGAGATTGTCTAAGTATATATGGCGTAGCTAGGGATCTATCAGCAGCTTTTGATATTATTATGAGAGATGGTGAGTTAAATATCGATGATGATAGGCAGCTTGGGATTGGTCGTTTGCTTAGTGTTCATTGTGAGGATAAGATTAATGGTGCTTTTGCCTATAGGGCAGTTGGCATCACACAAAGCTTTCATCAAAGGCTAAAATTAGCCATTAGAATAGCTATGATTGGCTCTAATAAAAATACAAATTTAGAGCGTGTGCTAGAGTATATCACTCACTATACTGGGGTTGTATTTAGGGCTTATGACTATAATAAACTTGCAAATAATATTGATGAAAAAATAGCTATAACGATTAAAAAGCAAAGCAGTGGCGCATATGAGATTAGCTGTGGGGATAAAATTTTAAGCCTAGCAGGGATTAATCAAAGCGATGAGGCCAGAGTAGATGAAAATAGCAAAATTGTCATAATAGAAGCTAGTTATATAGATCCAAATTTAATCTCACAAATCTTAGGCGATAATAAGAGTATTAAAAAAGATGAATTTACCCATAGGACAACTCGTGGTTCTGAGCCAAATTTAAACTACGCTATGGATATTTTATTTAGTCTATTATCTAAAAATAGTAGCGTATCGCCATACTCTGGCACGCAACAAGTCCAGCTAGATAAGGAGCAATCTGCCATTAGCTTTAGTGCATCTGAGATTAGCTCGATGATTGGAATGCAAATCAGCAGTAGCGGTATTGCTAAAATTCTTAAAAAGCTTGGATTTGATATTAATGCTAATGTAGAACAAGAGCAGATATATGCCAAAGCACCGCTATATCGACATGATATATTAAATTCTCACGATATTTGCGAAGAGATTGTAAGGATTATTGGAATTGATAATATCCCAGTAAAAGCACTAGAATATAGTGAAAAAAACCGCACAAATCAAGCGTATGAGAGATATAAATTATCTCGTGATATTAGGCAAAAAGCTGCGAATTTAGGATTTTTTGAGAGTGTGCATTATCTATTTGATAATCCGCTTGAGCTTAAAGAGCTAGGCGTGGCTTGCTCATCTGAAGTGCTACTAAATCCGATAAATAGTGAGCTAAGCGTATTAAAGCCAACTCTTATTAACCACCTATTAAATGCAGTTAGCTTTAATATTAAAAATTCAAAAAGATCAATTAAGCTATTTGAATTTGGCGATGTGATTAATAAAGATGGTATCCAAAGGGCTAAATTTGGCTTTGTTTTTAGTGGGCTTTTAGGTGAGCCTACTCTTTTAA encodes:
- a CDS encoding LPS-assembly protein LptD, yielding MRIRSLAFVGLLFNKLLGNVENVEFLASDVQKDGDIITANGNVLLYSQNYLASASSAKYDQKNKIIELFGNVSLMRGEYETSRAEYARIDLSTNEMIFENSFIMDKKKEIWLQGAQSCNSDEMVSVKNSIVSSCNVSDPDWHIGFSKGELNKQSKFLHLYNPVFYVKNTPVMYLPYFGFSTDKTRRTGLLTPQLSYSKDEGLVYLQPFYIAEYNEWDLEFDPQIRTNRGVGLYSTFRFADSPYSSGYIRGGVFEERSEYKQKENLKNKQHSGIEVGYDRDKLVGYLIDGDFKEGLWLEFVNLNDIDYLNLRGRNGGNYDSLVQSKLNYFITTDNQYLGTYAKYYIDTAKIGTKYGNDDTLQELPRIQYHSFFDTFIVPNLTYSFDFKYHNYTRKIGASANQYEIDIPLGLQFGIFDDYANLYLSQNLYASHIDYNRAKYYNGTDFYTNNSDDIINHYHRILLESDIARAFSSFYHTLNFKFDYIKPGYNDGDTNEKLLKYYLIQDGMAYNASNLSLFEDNFIDRISNKYTIERLAFEGSQFFYDSMGQKLIRHSIKQSYNFDDSDMESLENRFNLYYGNFDFANKIEYSHIDNDLSKIQTGISYNGSKIATRVWHTYDKNYYDGDAYDKESYISGSANFKLPYNYELFAGVDYDLQRDYTKMWQSGIHYKRKCWDYSLIYKEDIEPKNTSAGIESKKSQGVYIYFSFYPLGEFKYDFSIEQDSKAIN
- the purD gene encoding phosphoribosylamine--glycine ligase: MNILVIGSGGREYAIGLRLTQDKQKHNLYFAPGNGATANLGQNVDISDFNDLAKFALENKIELTIVGPENALSDGVVDIFKANNLNIFGPTKSAARLESSKAYMKEFLAKNSIRTAKFINTNNYEEAAKFIDTLGDIVVVKADGLCAGKGVIIAKSKSEAKDAAKDMLSGKSFGEAGSRVVIEEFLDGFELSFFAICDGSNFVSLPVAQDHKRLLSGDEGPNTGGMGAYAPSPLADKNLIKRVEEEIIKPTLKGMQDEKAPFCGVLFVGLMVVNSVPYVLEFNVRFGDPECEVLMPLIDGELGEILHSAALGKLNKFEIKDEYAVGVVLASKDYPYKSSPAAKIAVENIPPHSHIAYAGVSLVGDELYATGGRVLVAVGKGKSVKEARDRAYELAKNIKFDGMQYRNDIGYQAL
- a CDS encoding RDD family protein; protein product: MRESLEERLYRENITIASINRRVLAYAIDDIIISVLFMLVYWDFIARASNVGVEATLNAISGLFWQIALMKVVYHTFFIWYYAATPGKMLCKIVCIDTIMLSRPSLSSSFIRACVRILSETLFYIGFLWAFGNSQRQTWQDKLAKTVVCNAY
- the pheS gene encoding phenylalanine--tRNA ligase subunit alpha produces the protein MQDIISKIDLAASLDELEQIRLELFGKKGSITAEFNRLKDVEPENKKAYAQSLNIKRDTLTAKLNERKIILESEYIKTKMKSEAIDISLFDEPLFTGALHPVMQTMDRIIDYFVAQNFSIETGPLIEDDFHNFEALNLPKHHPARDMQDTFYLKDFRLLRTHTSPVQVRTMLSQKPPIRMIAPGSVFRRDLDLTHTPMFHQIEGLVVEEGTKVSFANLKYILEDFLRYMFGDVKVRFRPSFFPFTEPSTEVDISCIFCSGCGCRVCKQTGWLEVLGSGVVDPNVFEAVGYKNVSGYAFGLGVERFAMLLHRIPDLRSLFEGDIRLLEQFK
- a CDS encoding universal stress protein translates to MNIKKIFCPLIRTDEIESDIYGGLLIAKKFEAHIDFLSSQMDFESILDMTISRSNMFESLKGAFATELNEQKNKNYQIFKRVCDDLGISIGNIAGVASANFETQNGIRSRVYEYEAKFCDLVVTACPIKGEATSTFDAAVVNSGKNAIIMPNSMKKFSMDNILIGWNGTTSISRSLTNSMSILKKAKNIHIIVTKKYDNSVLDIKTRLLSYLEYHDVNATFEVVTTTNIPGEALLENTLKGNFDMVIASSYGENGVKEIFLGGSTKYFLENTPVPVFM
- a CDS encoding polyribonucleotide nucleotidyltransferase, encoding MQCSIEVNNQIQIFDLNKVAKQASGAVLLRVKNSVVLATVAREDTQVEEDFLPLTVQYIEKQYAAGRIPGGYVKRETKPGDFETLTSRIIDRSLRPLFPKGYAYPTQIVVMVLSADPEVDLQVIGLNAASVALYLSDIPVERPVCGVRVGHIDGEFILNPSNSELKKSTLDLYVAGVKDELLMIEMRSLPTISNDMAPMMIMDPVMDMGLCSDFIQKQSMNEFDENKMLEAIKFANIAILNGSNAYEEAFREYKKAPARLEYKSEIENRDIAIYIDEFYKDEVKNAINQMAKSERASQLNQIASQIASSDTAISESWDKELILNILSKYKKKIVREQIINQGLRADGRGLRDVRPISIETNILPNAHGSCLFTRGQTQALVVATLGTDSDAQMSELLTEKGVVADKFMFNYNFPGFSVGEASAIKAPGRRELGHGNLAKRALYPSVELDSPYSIRLVSEILESNGSSSMASVCGGSLALRAAGVQSSKLVAGVAMGLVFEGDKYAILTDIMGLEDHDGDMDFKVAGSIDGITALQMDIKLGGISQEVLKEALLQAKEAREHILNIMQKANDDIVVNEDILPKLELFSVDPSKIVDIIGQAGKTIKEIIEKFDVSIDLDREKGEVKVSGAQKGKVEAAKEYIIQITQKEQKSRGGKKDSKNIDSFKIGDEFEGEIIKIATFGAFISLRDGVDGLLHISKIKSPIKEGERLKVKVSEIKSGKISLDLV
- a CDS encoding phosphoribosyltransferase family protein, which translates into the protein MINPNELKFQNELDAANKLLEALPQKELMDGNFVIVCSSLDSVVLADELANRLELSYELLFSERLYAPNNPECEIAIVSETEEIVYNSELVNAFDISLDFIYGEAHRKYEEKILKNVYKYRKGKLLENLQGRNILLVDLGCQTGITALVCIKSLINLGVKSIVYGTPLIASDILSYFNTLVDSLYYAKKISNFVDVDFYYSDRVAVDSVMSILEDSPHYLPLQKIQKSKEI
- a CDS encoding histidine triad nucleotide-binding protein, producing the protein MSCIFDKIVAGEIPSNKVLENDKFLAFHDINPKAPVHILIIPKKHYENFQEMDPTLMGEMTKFIQEVAIAIGVDKTGYRLVTNCGENSGQEVPHLHFHMLGGTMLKWTDNHQHDPKSSF
- the pheT gene encoding phenylalanine--tRNA ligase subunit beta, coding for MIISKNWLNEIIDLSNCSTEQICAKLNSIGLEVDSLTSIRIPNNIVVGYVKTCVKHENSDHLHVCEVDVGDRILQIVCGAKNATSDIYVAVAMVGAIMPNGLEIKEAKLRGVKSSGMLCSSTELGLPKINDGIMILDDSIGELCLGKALSEYEALNDDIIEIELTPNRGDCLSIYGVARDLSAAFDIIMRDGELNIDDDRQLGIGRLLSVHCEDKINGAFAYRAVGITQSFHQRLKLAIRIAMIGSNKNTNLERVLEYITHYTGVVFRAYDYNKLANNIDEKIAITIKKQSSGAYEISCGDKILSLAGINQSDEARVDENSKIVIIEASYIDPNLISQILGDNKSIKKDEFTHRTTRGSEPNLNYAMDILFSLLSKNSSVSPYSGTQQVQLDKEQSAISFSASEISSMIGMQISSSGIAKILKKLGFDINANVEQEQIYAKAPLYRHDILNSHDICEEIVRIIGIDNIPVKALEYSEKNRTNQAYERYKLSRDIRQKAANLGFFESVHYLFDNPLELKELGVACSSEVLLNPINSELSVLKPTLINHLLNAVSFNIKNSKRSIKLFEFGDVINKDGIQRAKFGFVFSGLLGEPTLLNGAKPATIDFIHFANLIQNILGKIELKKSIDIEFLSEFEQAKVYQNGDYIGYIGRVNAVIEQSRDLFKTYICEIDFDNLKPIKKLANPYSKFQSLSRDLSIIMPKDMPYLRIKEVIEGLDIKSLKEFLPTDIYSDESLGDNVSLSVKFTFQDDAKTLEDEEIVAIMDRILAALKDNLGVGLR